A genomic segment from Streptomyces sp. NBC_01233 encodes:
- a CDS encoding bifunctional nuclease family protein: MNELDVVGVRVEMPSNQPIVLLREVGGDRYLPIWIGPGEATAIAFAQQGMAPARPLTHDLFKDVLEAIGEELTEVRITDLREGVFYAELVFASGVEVSARPSDAIALALRTGTPIYGSDGVLDDAGIAIPDEQEDEVEKFREFLDQISPEDFGTGPQ, encoded by the coding sequence GTGAACGAGCTCGACGTTGTGGGTGTCCGGGTGGAAATGCCCTCCAACCAACCGATCGTGCTCCTGCGTGAAGTGGGAGGCGACCGGTACCTCCCCATCTGGATCGGTCCAGGGGAGGCGACCGCCATTGCCTTCGCGCAGCAGGGGATGGCCCCTGCCCGGCCGCTGACGCACGACCTGTTCAAGGACGTGCTGGAGGCGATCGGCGAGGAGCTCACCGAGGTCCGGATCACGGATCTGCGGGAGGGCGTCTTCTACGCGGAGCTCGTCTTCGCCAGCGGGGTCGAGGTGAGCGCGCGGCCTTCCGATGCCATAGCGCTGGCCCTGCGGACGGGGACGCCGATCTACGGCAGTGACGGCGTGCTGGACGACGCCGGAATCGCCATTCCGGACGAGCAGGAGGACGAGGTGGAGAAGTTCCGCGAGTTCCTCGACCAGATCTCGCCCGAGGACTTCGGCACCGGCCCGCAGTGA
- a CDS encoding DUF5999 family protein: protein MCQHQPACPSAESADREAARPVANHPEQGWSLLCNGVLLFEDTGELLPDGQIIAPHRPLAAA from the coding sequence ATGTGCCAGCACCAGCCAGCCTGCCCGTCAGCCGAATCCGCCGACCGGGAGGCTGCTCGCCCGGTGGCCAACCACCCGGAGCAGGGCTGGAGCCTGCTGTGCAATGGTGTCCTGCTCTTCGAGGACACCGGTGAACTGCTGCCGGACGGCCAGATCATCGCCCCGCACCGCCCGCTCGCGGCGGCCTAG
- a CDS encoding DUF881 domain-containing protein, translating to MCGMSQPPHNRTTASSAPPRPDASMSLLTHVMDHSLDEGYAEATARREAEGTAGLPRTLKAKLGLAAGLVITAMVVTLGAAEARIAAPVLAKERHELIDRVQRADERADGLERQIDSLRTDVAARQRAALKQPGGGQGELVALLAGATEVRGPGIKLVVDDAKGASSGGGGKPRESSGFSDTGRLRDRDMQKIVNGLWQSGAEAVSINGQRLTELSAIRAAGDAILVDNRPLVPPYEVLAVGDKKRLGTAFQDSADGQYLHVLQESYGIRYTLSAADEVRLPAASSLTVRTATPVEQQKGAS from the coding sequence ATGTGCGGCATGTCGCAGCCGCCCCACAACCGGACTACGGCGTCTTCTGCGCCTCCGCGCCCGGACGCTTCCATGTCGCTGCTGACGCACGTGATGGACCACAGTCTCGACGAGGGCTACGCGGAGGCCACGGCCCGGCGCGAGGCGGAGGGAACGGCGGGCCTGCCCCGCACCCTCAAGGCCAAACTGGGGCTTGCCGCCGGGCTGGTGATCACTGCCATGGTCGTCACGCTCGGTGCGGCCGAGGCGCGGATAGCCGCTCCGGTGCTGGCCAAGGAGCGTCACGAGCTGATCGACCGGGTGCAGCGGGCCGATGAGCGCGCGGACGGCCTGGAGCGCCAGATCGACAGCCTGAGGACCGATGTCGCGGCCCGCCAGCGCGCGGCGCTGAAGCAGCCCGGCGGGGGCCAGGGCGAGCTCGTGGCGCTGCTGGCCGGTGCCACGGAGGTGCGCGGGCCCGGGATCAAGCTGGTCGTGGACGATGCGAAGGGCGCTTCCTCCGGAGGCGGTGGCAAACCGCGTGAGAGCTCTGGTTTCTCGGACACCGGCCGGCTCCGCGACCGCGACATGCAGAAGATCGTCAACGGGCTGTGGCAGTCCGGGGCGGAGGCCGTCTCCATCAACGGGCAGCGGCTCACGGAACTCTCGGCGATCAGGGCCGCGGGTGACGCGATACTGGTCGACAACAGGCCGCTGGTGCCGCCGTACGAGGTGCTGGCGGTGGGGGACAAGAAGCGGCTCGGCACGGCCTTCCAGGACTCTGCGGACGGCCAGTACCTGCACGTGCTGCAGGAGAGCTACGGGATCCGCTACACCCTGTCCGCCGCGGACGAGGTGCGGCTGCCGGCCGCGTCGAGTCTGACCGTACGTACAGCTACACCGGTAGAACAGCAGAAGGGTGCATCGTGA
- a CDS encoding DNA polymerase IV encodes MRAAPTILHLDMDAFYASVEQASKPSLRGKAVIVGGLGPRGVVATASYEARRFGVHSAMPTAQARRLCPNGAYLFPRFSLYRQVSDVVMALLRELSPLVEPLSLDEAFVDLEAGGVAFDSRTARSTGERLRADIRAATGLSGSVGLAGSKMLAKVASEEAKPAGLLLIEPGTERELLAPMSVRTLPGVGPATGEHLRRAGITTVGKLAEAGEDELVRMLGRAHGVGLYRMALGLDDRPVVAERDAKSVSVEDTFDVDLHDRVRIRNEVQRLADRCVQRLRGSGHSGRTIVLKVRRYDFSTLTRSETLRGPTDDPAVVREAAARLLEGVDTTGGVRLLGVGVTGLADYTQEDLFAQSLATEPDGAGGAGGTSEEAGTAVAGGNSEPGAAAAPVGASEAPGAPAAAEPPGGPEPAPERRWPAGSDVRHAVYGPGWVQGSGVGRVTVRFEQPGSEPGRVRTFRVDDPELEPSDPLPLVGEGEPGAARPA; translated from the coding sequence GTGAGAGCCGCGCCGACCATTCTGCATCTGGACATGGATGCCTTCTACGCCTCCGTGGAGCAGGCGTCGAAGCCCAGCCTGCGGGGCAAGGCCGTCATCGTCGGCGGGCTGGGGCCGCGCGGGGTCGTCGCCACGGCTTCGTACGAGGCGAGGCGGTTCGGGGTGCACTCCGCGATGCCCACGGCGCAGGCGCGGCGGCTCTGCCCGAACGGCGCCTACCTGTTCCCGCGCTTCAGCCTCTACCGGCAGGTCAGTGACGTGGTGATGGCCCTGCTGCGGGAGCTGTCGCCGCTCGTGGAGCCGCTAAGCCTGGACGAGGCCTTCGTGGACCTGGAGGCGGGCGGGGTGGCCTTCGACTCGCGGACCGCCCGGTCGACGGGGGAGCGGCTGCGGGCCGACATCAGGGCCGCCACGGGGCTCAGTGGGTCGGTGGGGCTCGCCGGGTCGAAGATGCTGGCCAAGGTGGCGTCCGAGGAGGCGAAGCCGGCCGGGCTGCTGCTGATCGAGCCGGGGACCGAGCGCGAGCTGCTCGCGCCGATGTCCGTACGGACGCTGCCCGGAGTGGGGCCGGCCACGGGGGAGCACCTGCGCCGCGCCGGGATCACCACGGTGGGGAAGCTGGCGGAGGCCGGGGAGGACGAGCTGGTCCGGATGCTCGGGCGGGCGCACGGCGTGGGCCTGTACCGGATGGCGCTGGGGCTGGACGACCGGCCGGTGGTCGCGGAGCGGGACGCGAAGTCGGTGTCGGTCGAGGACACCTTCGACGTGGACCTGCACGACCGGGTACGGATCCGCAACGAGGTGCAGCGGCTCGCCGACCGGTGTGTGCAGCGGTTGCGGGGCTCGGGGCACTCGGGGCGGACGATCGTGTTGAAGGTGCGGCGGTACGACTTCTCGACGCTGACGCGGTCCGAGACGCTGCGCGGGCCCACGGACGACCCCGCGGTGGTGCGGGAGGCCGCGGCGCGGCTGCTGGAGGGCGTGGACACCACGGGAGGAGTGCGGCTGCTGGGGGTGGGGGTGACGGGGCTCGCGGACTACACGCAGGAGGACCTGTTCGCGCAGTCGCTCGCCACTGAGCCGGACGGGGCGGGCGGGGCGGGCGGGACGAGTGAGGAGGCCGGGACGGCTGTCGCCGGCGGGAACAGCGAGCCCGGAGCCGCTGCCGCCCCTGTGGGGGCTTCTGAGGCTCCCGGGGCCCCGGCGGCCGCCGAGCCGCCCGGGGGGCCGGAGCCGGCTCCCGAGCGGCGCTGGCCGGCCGGGAGCGACGTACGGCACGCGGTGTACGGGCCCGGGTGGGTGCAGGGCAGCGGGGTGGGGCGGGTGACCGTACGGTTCGAGCAGCCCGGATCGGAGCCCGGCCGGGTGCGGACCTTCCGGGTGGACGACCCCGAGCTGGAGCCTTCCGATCCGCTGCCGCTGGTGGGGGAGGGGGAGCCGGGAGCCGCCCGCCCGGCATGA
- a CDS encoding small basic family protein: protein MIAVLGLLAGVVVGLLVRPEVPAVVEPYLPIAVVAALDAVFGGLRAMLDGIFVDKVFVVSFLSNVVVAALIVFLGDKLGVGSQLSTGVVVVFGIRIFSNAAAIRRHVFRA, encoded by the coding sequence GTGATCGCGGTACTGGGCCTCTTGGCCGGAGTGGTGGTCGGACTTCTGGTCCGGCCCGAAGTACCGGCCGTGGTGGAGCCTTATCTGCCGATCGCCGTGGTGGCGGCGCTGGACGCGGTGTTCGGCGGTCTGCGCGCGATGCTGGACGGGATCTTCGTGGACAAGGTCTTCGTGGTGTCGTTCCTGTCGAACGTGGTGGTGGCGGCGCTGATCGTCTTCCTCGGTGACAAGCTCGGCGTCGGCTCGCAGCTGTCCACGGGTGTGGTCGTGGTCTTCGGCATCCGCATCTTCTCCAACGCCGCGGCCATCCGCCGGCACGTGTTCCGGGCGTGA
- the gcvP gene encoding aminomethyl-transferring glycine dehydrogenase has protein sequence MTANRIPLSQLERGIPFEQRHIGPDAEAQAKMLAHVGYGSLDELTAAAVPDVIKTAEALDLPEARTEAEVLAELRSLADRNQVLSPMIGLGYYGTFTPPVILRNVMENPAWYTAYTPYQPEISQGRLEALLNFQTVVAELTGLPTSGASLLDEGTAAAEAMTLARRVGKAKGNVFLVDADALPQTIAVIETRAEPIGIEVVVADLSEGIPAEVAERGVYGVLIQYPGASGAVREIKPVIDQAHELGAIVAVAADLLALTLLTSPGALGADIAVGTTQRFGVPMGFGGPHAGYMAVQDKHARSLPGRLVGVSVDADGNRAYRLALQTREQHIRREKATSNICTAQVLLAVMAAMYAVYHGPDGLRTIARRTHRYAALLAAGLTAGGVEIVHGSYFDTVTARVPGRAAEVVAAAREGGINLYQVDADHVSVSCDETTLRADVEAVWAAFGVTADIEALDATTADTLPEGLLRSDDYLSHPVFHQHRSETAMLRYLRKLSDKDYALDRGMIPLGSCTMKLNATTEMESVTWPEFGQLHPFAPVEQAEGYLTLITELEERLCEVTGYDKVSIQPNAGSQGELAGLLAVRAYHRANGDEQRTICLIPSSAHGTNAASAVMAGMKVVVVKTADDGEVDADDLRAKIEQYRDELAVLMITYPSTHGVFEEHVADICAQVHEAGGQVYVDGANLNALVGLAKPGHFGGDVSHLNLHKTFCIPHGGGGPGVGPVGVRAHLAPYLPNHPLQPTAGPETGVGPISAAPWGSAGILPISWSYVRLMGGEGLKRATQVAVLGANYIAKRLEPHYPVLYTGPGNLVAHECIIDLRPLSKSTGVSVDDIAKRLIDYGFHAPTMSFPVAGTLMIEPTESEDLAEIDRFCDAMIAIRGEIERVAGGEWPADDNPLANSPHTAAALGGEWNHPYTRDEAVFPGGVTAAEKYWPPVRRIDGAFGDRNLVCSCPPLDEYDH, from the coding sequence ATGACCGCCAACCGCATTCCGCTCTCCCAGCTGGAGCGAGGCATCCCCTTCGAACAGCGCCACATCGGCCCGGATGCCGAGGCGCAGGCGAAGATGCTCGCCCATGTGGGCTACGGCTCCCTGGACGAACTGACCGCCGCCGCGGTACCGGATGTGATCAAGACCGCCGAGGCGCTCGACCTGCCCGAGGCGCGGACCGAGGCCGAGGTGCTTGCCGAGCTGCGCTCGCTCGCCGACCGCAACCAGGTCCTCTCCCCGATGATCGGTCTCGGCTACTACGGGACCTTCACGCCCCCGGTGATCCTCCGCAACGTCATGGAGAACCCGGCCTGGTACACGGCGTACACGCCGTACCAGCCGGAGATCTCGCAGGGCCGCCTCGAAGCCCTCCTGAACTTCCAGACCGTCGTCGCCGAGCTCACCGGGCTGCCGACCTCGGGCGCCTCGCTGCTCGACGAGGGCACCGCGGCCGCCGAGGCCATGACGCTGGCCCGCCGCGTGGGCAAGGCCAAGGGCAACGTCTTCCTCGTGGACGCCGACGCGCTGCCGCAGACCATCGCCGTGATCGAGACCCGCGCCGAGCCGATCGGCATCGAGGTCGTCGTCGCCGACCTGTCCGAGGGCATCCCGGCCGAGGTCGCCGAGCGCGGTGTCTACGGCGTGCTGATCCAGTACCCGGGCGCCTCCGGTGCCGTCCGCGAGATCAAGCCGGTCATCGACCAGGCGCACGAGCTCGGCGCCATCGTCGCCGTCGCCGCCGACCTGCTCGCGCTGACCCTGCTGACCTCCCCGGGCGCGCTGGGCGCGGACATCGCCGTCGGCACCACCCAGCGCTTCGGCGTCCCGATGGGCTTCGGCGGACCGCACGCCGGCTACATGGCCGTCCAGGACAAGCACGCCCGCTCGCTGCCCGGCCGCCTCGTCGGCGTCTCGGTGGACGCGGACGGCAACAGGGCGTACCGCCTGGCGCTGCAGACCCGCGAGCAGCACATCCGCCGCGAGAAGGCCACCAGCAACATCTGTACCGCTCAGGTGCTGCTCGCCGTCATGGCCGCCATGTACGCCGTCTACCACGGCCCGGACGGTCTGCGGACGATCGCCCGCCGGACCCACCGCTACGCGGCCCTGCTCGCCGCGGGCCTGACGGCCGGCGGGGTCGAGATCGTGCACGGCTCGTACTTCGACACGGTCACCGCCCGTGTCCCGGGCCGCGCTGCCGAGGTCGTCGCCGCCGCCCGCGAGGGTGGCATCAACCTGTACCAGGTCGACGCCGACCACGTCTCCGTCTCCTGCGACGAGACCACCCTGCGCGCCGACGTCGAGGCCGTCTGGGCCGCCTTCGGCGTCACCGCGGACATCGAGGCGCTCGACGCGACCACGGCCGACACCCTGCCCGAGGGCCTGCTGCGCTCGGACGACTACCTGTCGCACCCGGTCTTCCACCAGCACCGCTCCGAGACCGCGATGCTGCGCTACCTGCGCAAGCTCTCGGACAAGGACTACGCGCTGGACCGCGGCATGATCCCGCTGGGCTCCTGCACCATGAAGCTCAACGCGACCACCGAGATGGAGTCGGTCACCTGGCCCGAATTCGGCCAGCTGCACCCCTTCGCTCCGGTGGAGCAGGCCGAGGGCTACCTCACGCTCATCACCGAGCTGGAGGAACGTCTCTGCGAGGTCACCGGTTACGACAAGGTGTCCATCCAGCCGAACGCCGGCTCCCAGGGCGAGCTCGCCGGCCTGCTGGCCGTCCGCGCCTACCACCGCGCGAACGGCGACGAGCAGCGCACCATCTGCCTCATCCCGTCCTCCGCGCACGGCACCAACGCCGCCAGCGCCGTGATGGCCGGCATGAAGGTCGTCGTCGTCAAGACCGCAGACGACGGCGAGGTGGACGCGGACGACCTGCGCGCCAAGATCGAGCAGTACCGCGACGAGCTCGCCGTGCTGATGATCACGTACCCCTCCACGCACGGTGTGTTCGAGGAGCACGTCGCCGACATCTGCGCCCAGGTGCACGAGGCCGGCGGTCAGGTCTACGTGGACGGCGCCAACCTGAACGCCCTGGTGGGCCTCGCCAAGCCGGGTCACTTCGGGGGCGACGTCTCGCACCTGAACCTGCACAAGACCTTCTGCATCCCGCACGGCGGCGGCGGTCCGGGCGTCGGCCCGGTCGGCGTCCGGGCACACCTCGCCCCGTACCTGCCGAACCACCCGCTCCAGCCGACCGCCGGCCCGGAGACGGGCGTCGGCCCGATCTCGGCCGCCCCGTGGGGCTCGGCCGGCATCCTGCCGATCTCGTGGTCGTACGTGCGCCTGATGGGCGGCGAGGGCCTCAAGCGCGCCACCCAGGTGGCGGTGCTCGGTGCCAACTACATCGCCAAGCGCCTGGAGCCGCACTACCCGGTGCTCTACACCGGCCCGGGCAACCTGGTCGCGCACGAGTGCATCATCGACCTGCGCCCGCTGTCGAAGTCCACGGGCGTGAGCGTGGACGACATCGCCAAGCGTCTGATCGACTACGGCTTCCACGCCCCGACGATGTCCTTCCCGGTCGCCGGCACGCTGATGATCGAGCCGACGGAGTCCGAGGACCTCGCCGAGATCGACCGCTTCTGCGACGCGATGATCGCCATCCGCGGCGAGATCGAGCGGGTCGCGGGCGGCGAGTGGCCGGCGGACGACAACCCGCTGGCCAACTCCCCGCACACCGCGGCGGCGCTGGGCGGCGAGTGGAACCACCCGTACACCCGCGATGAGGCCGTCTTCCCGGGCGGCGTCACGGCCGCCGAGAAGTACTGGCCGCCGGTGCGCCGCATCGACGGCGCGTTCGGCGACCGCAACCTGGTCTGCTCCTGCCCCCCGCTGGACGAGTACGACCACTGA
- a CDS encoding FHA domain-containing protein, which translates to MSGGYGRCENVRVGRCLHSEFVLPHGRVCFGQGESPVKLFEKLFGKKNREDSGAARHRAGHGDVEGQGDRPLFRDEVAGPGDISGAHGASSVDPAGTGGIGFGEPSTSTAGGGFAPDPYATNASAGQPRREEPSMSAEQICSRCGHRSDAASRFCSNCGAPLRPGLTPERASETTSTISISGLEAYEAEVSGQTHVSSSLSPEAQAAVEALPPGSALLIVRRGPNSGSRFLLDGELTTAGRHPQSDIFLDDVTVSRRHVDFRRGQDGGFTVSDVGSLNGTYVNREPIDSVALHNGDEVQIGKYRLVFYASLRGI; encoded by the coding sequence CTGTCTGGTGGTTACGGACGTTGTGAGAATGTCCGGGTCGGCAGGTGTCTGCATTCGGAGTTCGTCCTGCCCCACGGGCGGGTCTGTTTCGGTCAAGGGGAATCGCCCGTGAAGTTGTTTGAGAAGTTGTTCGGCAAGAAGAACCGCGAGGACAGCGGTGCGGCACGGCACCGTGCGGGGCACGGGGACGTGGAAGGGCAGGGCGACCGGCCGCTCTTCCGCGACGAGGTTGCCGGCCCGGGTGATATTTCGGGCGCCCACGGCGCGTCGTCCGTTGACCCTGCCGGTACCGGAGGCATAGGTTTCGGTGAACCATCAACCTCAACTGCGGGTGGAGGGTTTGCCCCCGACCCGTACGCCACCAATGCCTCCGCGGGGCAGCCGCGGCGCGAGGAGCCGTCCATGTCGGCCGAGCAGATTTGCAGCAGGTGCGGACACCGCAGCGATGCGGCCAGCCGGTTCTGCTCCAACTGCGGGGCGCCGCTGCGGCCGGGTCTGACGCCGGAGCGTGCCTCGGAGACCACGTCCACCATCTCGATCTCGGGCCTGGAGGCCTACGAGGCCGAGGTGTCGGGACAAACGCACGTGTCGTCCTCGCTGTCCCCCGAGGCCCAGGCCGCGGTGGAAGCGCTGCCCCCCGGTTCCGCCCTGCTCATCGTGCGGCGCGGTCCCAACTCCGGTAGCCGCTTCCTGCTGGACGGCGAGCTGACCACGGCGGGCCGGCACCCGCAGAGCGACATCTTCCTGGACGACGTCACCGTCTCCCGGCGCCATGTCGACTTCCGCCGGGGCCAGGACGGCGGCTTCACCGTCTCCGACGTGGGCAGCCTCAACGGCACGTACGTGAACCGGGAACCGATCGACTCCGTCGCCCTGCACAACGGCGACGAGGTGCAGATCGGCAAGTACCGGCTGGTCTTCTACGCGAGCCTGCGGGGCATCTGA
- a CDS encoding DUF881 domain-containing protein encodes MGTNDSPEESGPGPAEQPPQDVPPQDVPAQPAQESVQAASPEETGRQRLASGLWPPRVSRAQLIVALLLFVLGLGLAIQVRSNSDSSALRGARQEDLVRILDELDGRTKRLEEEKQALEDQRRELESSSNQAEEARKQTVEKERQLGILAGTVAAQGPGITLKITDPTGQVKSDQLLDTLQELRAAGAEAIQINGVRIVAGSYFSDENGGVAIDGKKITQPYEFRVIGKPQDLEPALNIPGGVVQTLEKEQATVAVTRSAKIVVDALRAAKQPDYARSSS; translated from the coding sequence ATGGGTACGAACGACAGTCCCGAGGAGTCGGGTCCGGGGCCCGCCGAGCAGCCGCCGCAGGACGTGCCGCCGCAGGACGTGCCGGCGCAGCCTGCGCAGGAGTCCGTGCAGGCGGCTTCGCCCGAGGAGACCGGCCGGCAGCGGCTCGCGTCCGGGCTGTGGCCGCCGCGGGTGAGCCGGGCCCAACTGATCGTCGCCCTGCTGCTGTTCGTCCTGGGGCTGGGGCTGGCCATCCAGGTGCGGTCGAACAGCGACTCCAGCGCGCTGCGCGGGGCCCGCCAGGAGGACCTCGTACGGATCCTGGACGAGCTCGACGGGCGGACCAAGCGCCTGGAAGAGGAGAAGCAGGCGCTGGAGGATCAGCGCAGGGAGCTGGAGAGCAGCTCCAACCAGGCCGAGGAGGCCCGCAAGCAGACCGTGGAGAAGGAGCGGCAACTCGGGATCCTGGCCGGTACGGTGGCAGCGCAGGGCCCGGGCATCACGCTGAAGATCACCGATCCCACGGGCCAGGTGAAGTCCGACCAGCTGCTGGACACCCTTCAGGAGCTGCGGGCGGCCGGGGCCGAGGCGATCCAGATCAACGGTGTGCGCATCGTGGCCGGCTCGTACTTCTCCGACGAGAACGGTGGGGTCGCGATCGACGGTAAGAAGATCACACAGCCCTACGAGTTCAGGGTGATCGGCAAGCCCCAGGATCTGGAGCCCGCGCTCAACATTCCCGGTGGGGTCGTCCAGACGCTGGAGAAGGAGCAGGCGACCGTTGCCGTCACACGGTCGGCGAAGATCGTTGTGGATGCCTTGCGGGCTGCGAAGCAGCCTGACTACGCTCGGTCGTCATCGTGA
- a CDS encoding PRC-barrel domain-containing protein: protein MQTDIDPRSLIGRKAFDRNGTKIGTVDEVYLDDATGVPEWAAVRTGLFSRDAFVPLEPSEMVGDTLRVPFERSLIRDAPDFGVGRHLSPEQELQLYHHYGLDTTLPTDFQRDFGRLASDEG from the coding sequence GTGCAGACCGACATCGATCCGCGCAGCCTGATCGGCCGCAAGGCGTTCGACCGCAATGGCACCAAGATCGGCACCGTGGACGAGGTCTACCTCGACGATGCCACGGGCGTCCCGGAATGGGCGGCCGTCCGTACGGGCCTCTTCAGCCGGGACGCCTTCGTCCCGCTGGAGCCGAGCGAGATGGTGGGCGACACCCTGCGGGTGCCCTTCGAGCGCTCCCTCATCAGGGACGCCCCCGACTTCGGCGTCGGCCGCCACCTCTCCCCCGAACAGGAGCTGCAGCTCTACCACCACTACGGCCTGGACACGACCCTGCCGACGGACTTCCAGCGCGACTTCGGCCGCCTAGCGAGCGACGAGGGCTGA
- a CDS encoding MerR family transcriptional regulator: protein MRITGDGTTGGTPVRSDAGPYPLHGGAVGSARRQPESTPVGPVSGDPAPEQIGYRGPTACAAAGITYRQLDYWARTGLVEPSVRPAYGSGTQRLYSFRDVVVLKIVKRFLDTGVALQNIRTAVQHLRDRGFSDLERMTLMSDGATVYECTSPDQVVSLLQGGQGIFGIAVGVVWRDAESALSQLHGERVDTGETLVGHNPTDELAARRNRAV from the coding sequence GTGAGGATCACGGGCGACGGTACGACCGGGGGCACCCCCGTACGGAGTGACGCTGGGCCGTACCCGCTGCACGGTGGCGCGGTCGGTTCCGCGCGCCGTCAGCCGGAGTCGACGCCGGTCGGACCGGTGAGCGGTGACCCGGCGCCCGAGCAGATCGGATACCGCGGGCCGACGGCGTGTGCCGCGGCCGGCATCACGTACCGGCAGCTGGACTACTGGGCGCGTACCGGGCTGGTGGAGCCGAGTGTGCGCCCCGCGTACGGTTCGGGCACCCAGCGGCTCTACAGCTTCCGCGACGTCGTGGTCCTCAAGATCGTCAAGCGCTTCCTGGACACCGGGGTGGCGCTGCAGAACATTCGTACGGCGGTCCAGCACCTGCGTGACCGCGGGTTCTCGGACCTCGAGCGGATGACGCTGATGAGCGACGGCGCCACCGTGTACGAGTGCACCTCGCCGGACCAGGTCGTGAGCCTGCTCCAGGGAGGGCAGGGCATCTTCGGCATCGCCGTGGGCGTGGTGTGGCGCGATGCCGAGAGCGCGCTCTCGCAGCTGCACGGGGAGCGGGTGGACACCGGCGAGACCCTGGTCGGGCACAACCCGACGGACGAGCTGGCCGCCCGCCGCAACCGCGCCGTCTGA
- the ftsR gene encoding transcriptional regulator FtsR, producing MLRNPTGGAGNGTTGSAGRLVSIGTVLTTLRDEFPEVTISKIRFLEAEGLVEPRRTPSGYRKFSAEDVERLAHILRLQRDHYLPLKVIREQLDALARGEQIRIPAPTAHGDSNDPTSPAAVYGEVGRERPTVARVGRAELIAAADADEVQLVEWESYGLLAEAPGGGFDAEAVTVARLVADLGRFGLEPRHLRAMKAAADREAGLVEQVVAPLRRHRNPQTRAHAEATLKELAGLSVRLHEALVQTALGVRLR from the coding sequence ATGCTGCGCAACCCGACAGGGGGTGCCGGAAACGGCACCACCGGCTCCGCCGGGCGGCTGGTGAGCATCGGCACGGTGCTCACCACGCTGCGTGACGAGTTCCCCGAAGTCACCATCTCGAAGATCCGTTTTCTGGAGGCGGAGGGGCTCGTCGAGCCCCGGCGCACCCCTTCGGGATACCGCAAGTTCAGCGCCGAGGACGTGGAGCGCCTCGCCCACATCCTGCGTCTGCAGCGCGACCACTACCTGCCGCTGAAGGTCATCCGCGAGCAGCTCGACGCGCTTGCCCGCGGTGAGCAGATCCGCATCCCGGCGCCCACCGCGCACGGGGATTCCAACGATCCCACCAGCCCGGCGGCCGTGTACGGCGAGGTCGGGCGGGAGCGGCCCACCGTGGCCCGGGTGGGCCGGGCGGAGCTGATCGCCGCCGCCGACGCGGACGAGGTCCAGCTGGTCGAGTGGGAGTCGTACGGGCTGCTGGCCGAGGCGCCGGGCGGTGGTTTCGACGCCGAGGCGGTCACGGTGGCCCGGCTCGTGGCCGATCTGGGGCGCTTCGGACTGGAGCCGCGGCACTTGCGCGCGATGAAGGCCGCCGCCGACCGGGAGGCGGGCCTGGTGGAGCAGGTCGTGGCGCCGCTGCGCCGGCACCGCAACCCGCAGACCAGAGCCCATGCGGAGGCCACGCTGAAGGAGCTGGCGGGGCTGTCCGTACGGCTCCACGAGGCCCTCGTGCAGACGGCTCTGGGCGTCCGGCTGCGGTGA